CTAATGCAACTATGAACTATCCCCCATGATTGACACGTGAGGAATTCTTGTGATGTTGAATGTCTTGCTAGATTTCTTCAAAATACCTATAAAACAAGTCGGTCCGTAGGAATTCCATATGATTTGCAAGAGCCCGATCCTTTTGTTGTAAGAAATTTATATGAAAAATTACTGTAGAATTCATTTATTTTACTTCCTTATTTTTACTTTGTCCTGATAAGGAGGCCTTGGGGTCGTAGCTTTGCATAAATGAAAGTGCAAAACATGGTTTTAGCACAAGTAAAGCGACATTACAATATTGAGCATTTACATGGTTAAAAGTGAACCACTTGAGGGCACATGCCCAAAGACAAAATTTACTTCACCACAGACAACCAAAACTAACATCATCCTAATGACTAAGATGGCTAATCATCACTCCCGGTTTGTACTTACCTCTCCCCTAACTAGTGACTCCTGACTTAATTAACAAACCCGATCGAAAAACAAGAGTCTGATCAATCTTACCTAAAGATGCACAAGACAGGGAAAACGACCGAAGAAAATCAAACAGACTACAGACAGGCCACTGCCACCAAATACTAGTGTATGGTTCCTCTCTCCCTGATCCGGTCAAAACTGATGTGCTAGCTTATCTAGGAAAAAAAAAAGCTCCGGCGCGGTGGGCCACGGCCTACGGCGAccactgcggcggcggcggcgatggcggccttGCCACCGCATCCTCGACAGCCTTCGCCACAGCTTCCTTGAGGGACGTCTCGTCGGGCTCGTCGTCGTCACCACCCTGCAGCGTTAGATTTGACAAGTGGGTGGGTACCCATCGTTAACTTTAGGCTTCACCAGCAAGTACTCTGACCATGTTCATCTCTAGCTAATGCATAGACTTTTCAAAGCTGCTGTTGATCACGAGTAATTAGTGGTCACTGTCAGCGTATGACAGCGTCAAAAACAACTGCTTAAGAAAGTGCActtattttttttttgagaggtAAGAAAGTGAACTTAGGTGTAGAGGTATCTAGAAAAGATGACGTCATGCGCGTCCGAGGATTGGTTTTGGGCATAATTCTCTACGTGCCATTGAATCTTTCGAAATCTCATATTCGGCGGTGCGGCGGTGTCAGTGACACAGGTGGGTCCTATGCGTCAGTTAGATGTCGATGGTAAATACGGGATTATAAATTTTTTCGGTGGCAAATAATTAAATTAACGTTTAGCTAGGACCAAACCTTAAAGTATTTTACTTGAGGAGAACGTCACGGATGGATTTCCGTGTTGAGAGGATCAGAGAATACACGAAGAAAATTACAGTAGTTAACCTAGTTTAGTTGTCAGAGTCGCCCTACTCGCCATTGAAATTTTATTAGTCGGAACCAACATGTGCGCAATTCAAGTTCAAGTACAATATGCTttaaagaagaaaaaaaggtgGTATATTCAACTATGCTTATGTGCTTAATTGGTCAATGCTAGTGATGGAGTCATGTCTTCTAGAACCAATTCAAAGAGACCAAAGATAACTACCAATTTGACCAGTACGGTCCACGTCTTTTATTACGACATGTCATGGAAGGACTAGTCAAGATTCTTTAAAggtcttttgtttttttttcttccacGAAGCTATACTTTATGTATTTGTGCCATTTTTTTCACGGGCATTTCAAAGATTTTTCCAAGCCAGGTCAAGGACATCAATTTTCTTTCCCTTCCTATGAAGGGCGATTTCGATGGTAGAGGCATGCTGGTGGACCATCGATCAAAATAGAATATTGACCTTACTATTGTACATGTATGGCTTGTCCACGTAGGATCGTGTCGTGTCGTGCCGTGTCGTGTGGCACGATGCGCACATATGCGATGTGCATATATCCAATATTAAATCAAAGTTATCGTAATAGCGGAACCTGTTTGGAAGTCTTTTAATTAGATCGCAAAATCATAGAATCATAATAATTAGAAATGCAAAAATCATATTATGTCGTATTGATTATAAACCTTAAATCAGTCCAATCAATCTATGTCATATATAAAACCGGTTCGTGCAACTGAGATTGTGACACGGCCTAATTCATAAACCGATTTAGTTTTTGAAAATAAAACTTATATAATTTTAAAGGGGTAAATATAGGGTTGCATTGTCCATACCGCGACTCGCAATGTGATGCTGACTTGCGCACGGCGGTTGCTCCGTTGCCGCGCATCGACTGTCACCACCGCGAAGCGCCCCGTCTTCTTGATCCCGGCGAGCATGGCGAACACTACTTCCGACAGGTCGCACTCCGCGCGCACCATCACCCTAATGCTCACCACCTGAGCTTGACCGCCGGCGGATGTCGACGCGCCGGTGGTCACGTCGACTTGCACCCTCTCCGACGAGTCGTCGTCGCTCCCGGCTTGCTGGGTCTCGAGGGGCAGGCCAAGCTGCGCCTCGAGCTGCCGGTTCTTCTTCTCGAGGTTCGACACGTCGGCGATGAGCTTGTGCATGTACTCCGTCGTGTTTGCGAGAACCGTGGCCTTGTCCTTCTGCAAATAATCGATCACGATCGGGCGCGTTCAAATTTTCAGTAATGTTGCAAATTTACATGTTTGTAAATTGTAATCAGAAATGTTGATGATCTTTGGTTGGGTTAGTTGTACCTTTGATCCGGGAGGGAGCAGTGCTCTGAGAGTCTGGAAGCTCTCGTTGAGCCGCTCGCGGCGGCGCCGCTCCGAGATCATGTGGTGCAGCTGGCTGCTGGtgtgctgctgcggcggcgccgggggcggctgcgcggcggcggcgtcctcctgctggcgcgcggcggcgagctccCGTTCGCGCATTGCCACGTGCACGCTCAGCATGAGCGCGATGGCCGTCTTGACCATCCTCTGCCCCGGCGcgcccggccgcggccgcgccctCGGGGAGAGCGCGGCGCTGTACGCCCTGAACGCCCCTGCCCGACGCCGCTGCGACCACCGGTGGCGGACGAGCCACGGAGGGGACGGCCCCGGTGGCACGTTGGGGgatgccggcggcggcagcggcgcggagGAGATGATCGCGAGCATTGCCTCCGCTATGGCCGCGTCCTCGGCCTCGGACCCCAGGAACGGCGGCTGGCCGTACACCGGCGGGAGCAAGCCGGGCAGCTGCACCGCCGCCGGGTGCAGCGGCAGCGGATGCGGATACCGTTCTTGCGAGGACGGCTCGGCGGCGTCGGCCATCGAGCGGATGAGCGTCGAGTACTCGGGGCTCCCGATGGAGATGGACGGCagggaggacgacgacgacgaaggCACCGCCGGCGCCAGCTGCATGAGTTCCTCCATCAGCGACTGCTGCACGtggcccgccaccgccgccgccgccgatgtgTCCGACAGCCCCACCTCGATCTCGCCGCGCTCGCAGCCCATGAACACCCCCGTCTGCACCCACCACGTCGATCCGATCGATCAGCCATCTCCGTTTATGCAACGCAATGCAGCTCACCATCAACAATCGGGAAACGTACCTTCGTGCCGGCTTCCTGGTTGGTTGCAACAAGAACAATAGCGTGGAAATGTCAGCAATATCAGCGTCAGGTAGTATTCAAAACATTTCGCAGGAGGGTGAGGTGGCGCGTCTGCTGAGTACTGACATGGTAGAGCTGCTCCTGCACCTgcagcgacgccgccgccgtcaggTCCGGCTCCGGCAGCTCCATGTACGCGCGGCCGTCCTTGTACGCCCACCCGGGCACGCAGCTGCACGCGATTCAAACTCGACCGACCGCCGTCAGAGACAAATCGAGCGAGCTGGAGAGCTCCCAGGATCGAAAACGGAGTCGCGACGCGCCTTACCCGCTCACGGCGGCGCAGAACGCGCGCCGGTACGCCTCGAACACCTCCCGTGCGCGACCGCCGCTGCCGTCGCCGATCCACGCGTCCACGCAGCGCAAATGGCTGCCCATTCCAACACACGCCGTCGATCGGGTGGAACTAAAGAGCTCGATCAAGGGATGGAACGCCATGGCCGGTGGTGTTGCACGTACCTGGAAGGGATGAGCTGGCCGGCGATCACCGGCGCCCAGAGGCAGATGTAGAGGCAGCCTGGGATGCGGGTCGCTGCGCGCTCCAGGACGCGCGCCCGGGGCCCCGCGGCGAGCGCGAAGATGGCGTCCATGGGCGGTGCGGCGCGGGTGTCCCTCTCATCTTTGGAGGCCACGGCGCCATGGCCGGAGCCTCTGTATATGTACCTGAGCTCAGCGCATGCGTGCTGCCATGGCGGGAGAACGGAGGAGGAAGGGGGCCGGACCGGCGGAGTAGGTGACAGAGAGGGTTCGTTTGAAAAGTACAAAAAGGGACGCCAAAAAGGAtaagaaaaggagaaaatttGCTTGAGGAGGAAAAAGAAGATAAATGTTAAAAATTAAAGTCACTCAAGCTTCGGGTTTATCCGCTATATAGCTCATCTTTTTAGCTTATTCACACACTAATCCAACATGGTTTGAAATGTCCATATGTAagtatattatttatattattaAAATAACACTATTTTCCGATACAATGTGAGACGACAGTagtatttttttttaatttcaaGATCTGCATGTCAGTATCCCAAGTGCCAACTAGGAACCAACTTGTGTTTATTCATCACATCGTCATGTGGATCTTGGTATGATCCAGACACAGTTCAGCCAGTCAGCTAATCATGCCTCTAACACTCAATCAGCAAATAATAGCCAGTCCATTTTTGTGCTGTAGATTGACGGTGCTTTCGGAAAGAGATCTTTTAATTTTCAAACCACAAAACTATGACGATGTACTCCGAGGATGAACTTGCTGAGAAAATGAGTTGCAGCGGAGGGTCGAACTTCAAGGGTCTGGCGGTTCTTGCACCTTTTCCGAAAATATTAGCGCATAGTACATGTATGTAATCTATGCAATGTGGAATCACGTGAGAGTTCTTGGATGGTACAGCCAACAAAGTCAAACTTGCTCTGTCATACTTTATTGGAACGAGTTCATGTTTCGTCACTTCAAGATTGAGATCTGCGATGTGCTCATAGAAGTACAGTTGCGTACACGCAGGGCGTGCATGTGAGCGTCTGTGTTTGTACTGTGTTGCGTAAAAAAATAGTTTCCGGTCAATATACCATTTTTGTGAAATTTTAGACTGGGTATGTGAAATTGTCTCAAAATAATGTTACTTACAAATTATAACATACACTACCGGAGAGCCACGCTTGGCCGAGTGTacaagtctttgccgagtgcactATTTCGAGCACTCGGCGAAaagcctctttgccgagtgttataCTCGGCAAAacaaaacactcggcaaagagactctTGTCGAGATGTTATGATACCATATGGAAAGACTATGATAAAAATTTAAAAATGTTTCATGAAAATTTgtcaggaacatgcttaacACCTAATCCGCCTTCATATGAAATCATGAAATTTGTTTGGACATGTTTcatttgtaagcatcgtatgttaCAAATTTCACGAAACCTTgtcaaatttttatcacagcctCCCCATATGATGtcatgacatctcgacaagtttcatgattttctaACCACATTTgttttttatacaatttaaaaacaACTGGACCGCAAAGTTTGTGTTCAAATTTTGTGAACAGGATGTTTGAATTTTCTGGTGTGTTCGTGGATACGGTGTCAACGTGTGCTCAATAACATGAATACCATTTTTCCATTCAATTGTTTCCATTCTTTGAATGACTTGCAGTTCAAATTTCAATTATCCTTAGAAATTCAACTAAATGAAATAAATTTACTAAATATAGCGAACACTTCGAGTAATGAGTCCAAATTGCATATGTAGTTCCAAATAATGTAGGATTATAACAGAAAAAGTTTGatgataaaaagaaaaaaaataaatatattttgcCAAGTGCCAAAAAAAAGCACTCAGCAAAGaatgtctttgccgagtgccaaaaaaaaagcactcggcaaagaaaaggcGGGAGCGGGTGAAATTTTGGAACCAACCCACGGGAGGGACCGAAAAAATCTACTTTACTTATCCCACTCCCACGCATCCTCTCGTCCTCCTCGcgcttccctcctctctctctctctctctggtcgacggcgacgacgagctCCCCTGGCGGTGCGGCCCTCCCCTGGGCgcggtcgacggcgacgacgagcgGGCCTGGCGGCGCGGCCCTCCcctgggcgcggcggcggcgcgcggccctGCCTCCCCTGGGCGTGGCGGCGCGGCCCTGCCTCCCCTAGGCACAGCGGCTGCGGCACGGCCCGCCCTCCCCTAggcgcggcgtcggcggccctcccctgagcgcggcggcggcggcgcggccctgctgtgacagttcatgtgtttgtaaactaggcctataatttgttagtgtgaagtatgtattTGTTAGTacaaagcttgtgtatgtttgtgtgaagtttttgaaaatttaaaagtacaagtaaaaagggcatttttgtaattacagaaaaacctagggttgtttttgcaaaatgtatttggattagggtaatttcaaaataagtgaaatatgtttttcttactttatgtcttgtaaaaatatatatttatttaaaagcttcatttgaaatgtatatgttgaattgtgtaaaaattttgggtaaagtggtaaaaaaataagggtatttatgtaattttatataagtacaagtccttttatgcaaatatttgatttacaaaagtaaaagtgtaaaggtgcaagtcatcatgacatgtctatccaatcattatgacgattctatcccgtcatcatgacatgtcataaatgcttgcatttaagtcctgaattttataaaattacatttttaggacaaaagcaattcaaatccgacttttgttcaaagattcacatgtaaaaaaatataaattttgagtttttgaacttgagccctaaagcaatgttgtagagtttgaaaaactctccaactttcattttgggcatttcttcatttgagttttaaatcaacgggaaattttgttttacagataggcccttgcagttttctgtatttacgtatagatccttggggaagtctgttcatccttctcctctatttctttcttcTTGGCGTCTCTGTTTTTGCCTCCTCTGCCGGCAGAACCTATCCATTCCTCTCTCTCTCGTCCACCCTCTACTCAGCTCGGGATCCAGCGCTCCAGGCGAGCCGGCGGCAgcgctggcggggcggcgcccaggCAGCGCGCCCGGGCGAGCGTgcgcaggggcccgagcggtgcgcggcgcagcaggcggtgcgggcgcgggcgggcgtGCGCGACGCAGGAGCGGGGGAGTGCACGGGGCGGCCGCAGCAGGAGCTGGCGCaggcgagcggctggtggcggcgcggtGGCTCGGGCGCGgaagcaggcggcggcgtggaagcggcccgagcgagcgcgcgtgagccgatttggcgccgagcgggcggcgcagACGCGAGGCTGGCAAGTGCAGGGCGCGCAGCTCCTGGTGTGTGCAGGCGCTGGGGCGGCAGGTTCGTGGGCGACGCAGGCCGGCAAGCGACAGTACAACCGCGCAcaaggaggaaggggaaaaaggTGCTGCGGTGATGGTTTCAGCTCGGGAACGGCTCAAACAGATCCTTGGGTGCCCAAAGAAGCGGGTGGTGCTAGGAATTGGACGAAGGTGCCTCTCTGGCTTTGAATTGCTCCGGTGAAGTGAGACTCGGCCACGAGAGGGGAAAACAGCGAGAGGTCGCTAGTGAGAGCCCTTGCTGGAAGCTCCTTCTGCGGTGGATGGGGGACGATATCTAGTCGGCGTCGGAGCAGCAGCTGCGGCACACGCGCGACACGATCCAATGACGCACGCGGCACGGGCGTGCATGGATGGAGCTGAGGCGCGACAAGACCGGGGCGAGTACGGATCCAgctgatgaggaggaagaggagtagcAGGCAGCGGATGTGCGTGCGGCAGAAGCACGCGCaagggagcagaggagcagcagaGATGGGTTCGGCAGCAGCTTGTCTGCAAACAGCATGGCATCCAGGGCTTCCTTCCAGGGTTCGACCATGTCGAGTGCTCGACGTGGGGCGACTGAGTCCACggatagtgatgcggctacgctTATGGCaaggcgagccggaaggagaagcgcttatagcgcggcaagtcggaaagagaagttgcggagcgaaggcggcggtcaggcgtgacgagctcggaggaggcacgcacggcgagctctcTTTATCTGTgcggaggtcgaagcaggaGCAATGCGACACGGGTCTgacgcgcgacgcaggactgacggccggcTTAGCTCGTTCCCGCAGGcacgtgcgtatgcaaagcaacaggCTACGCGCGAACAGGTTGAGGGCCAGAGATgcgggagcaaaagaaggtttagctcgtgagcagatggaccctggaggttcgcggagaagttggTCTAGCGAGTCGacccggctccatcgtcttgttccaggggtccatgacgtccagcagtccctaccttcgttgatcgctcaaccaaccgccatcaccgcaaatcaccgcggggattacctcttcggccattctctacccactgcaatccccggcaaacttcttcgtcatccatggagtctcatcatcgtcgagtttttctcttcgccgatcctatcgccacgggacttcactttccgtccgttcttttccataaccaaggtttgccccgacctaCCGAATCTTCTttatgccggcgattcctttgccgggatatcgtcgttaacttcttgttatccgttttcccgaccagggacttaattgttttgtttagaaagttctagaatGTTATTTGTAAACTTTCCAaagttttctttatttcaaatcagtgaacttctacatttcatagatttttgtaagaagttcataaaaatataaaatcagttttgtttgaaaccctaagtcaaactctacaagttttatgttgtgatcttgagttgaagtctttgatgtatggtctaggtcaaatgttaggggaatgaatgttttattgtgccttaTATTATATGCTTgggtgaaaggatcgatggaccaagagggggggtgaattgggcctttttcaatttctaaaacaagataaagcaatcttaacctatgcaaaaactagaaaggcaccaattcaccaaccggataactaaacaacttacacaagctagataagatgaaaggagataaagcctagcaaggtagagctaactagtgatccctaaatcaagcacatgaatgaattgcatgaaagataatgcttgagaaagtaaagtggacaagggacaaccggatttttcccgtggtgtcgatgtgttggcacacacccctaatccacgttgtgacactcacaaagagtattgtcacctcccaagtcaccaagacgagggcgctcactaagagtctccgttcaccatcccggtgtggtggagatcaagccacgtacaaatctcttctccgggcttccacaatccttggcaagctccgcgagaatcacctcgatcaccaagatcgcctaggtgatgccaatcaccaagagtaacaagctaaggccttcacttgagcaggaaccaatcaccaagaatggatgcacacaagcttctctctactcaagtccttaatcttgcttcttgaatgattgaaagaacaagtgtatgaaatgttgaagctcaaggtggctcttgactatagtatgtgtgtttgggtgttgcctggtgtcaagagtagtagaatgacccattggaggggtatatatgggcagctcacacgaatagagccgttggagaaaaagctgccagaaaaactgcgtagcgccggttaatccgacgtccctccaatagtcatcgtcggtttaaccggtgaatgtaaactgcctcttctgaaaactagccgttacagcttgggcagattaaccgtcgttgcatcggtttaaccggtgagtgtagtcatccattgatcaactgaaataccaagtcactggacaactgcaccgacgtccaatttcaaatagcgtcggtttaaccggtgagtgtagttgtccactgatcaactgaaaaccgagtctctggacaactgcaccgacgtccaatttcaaataacgtcggtttaaccggtgtattgacttgtcctgacctgtagaccatgtttaaccgacgtatagaaaacttgaggcgtcggttaatccggtgataaggatttttctgattttgccttttctgacttgagtcttgaatgaaatcgaaatatttcttgagatataagttaagaaccacttatttgagcttctagaaacctgagtgaccattgtgtgcatccattttcaaatgaccatgtccatgctcaagttactaagcctaaacccctcttaatagtgcgatcactacaaaactataaaacctatactaacctaagtgtcatgctcaaccttatgacacttaggactagaaagatacttagtcttgacatattattgagttgaatgccgagatcgcctttttgaataatgaaaattaggggcctcttttgacatataaccaaatgagcgataatgatctataaagctgcacaaactcattagtcacaataatggttgtcattaatcactgaaacataccttgagggcctagatgcttacaatctccccctttttggtgattgatgacaacataaacatagataacgagagagcgagaaagataaggcacgaataaacacaagcaaactcgaaaagcgagaatcaaagaactcaatggctcaaacgaaatccatagatatgtctcaaaagctcagcatgctcaaatgacaaatgtacatatccatgaactaacaccaaatataatacaataagaaacatcaaaggtcctgatc
The genomic region above belongs to Panicum hallii strain FIL2 chromosome 4, PHallii_v3.1, whole genome shotgun sequence and contains:
- the LOC112889953 gene encoding putative transcription factor bHLH041 isoform X2, with the translated sequence MDAIFALAAGPRARVLERAATRIPGCLYICLWAPVIAGQLIPSSHLRCVDAWIGDGSGGRAREVFEAYRRAFCAAVSGCVPGWAYKDGRAYMELPEPDLTAAASLQVQEQLYHEAGTKTGVFMGCERGEIELAPAVPSSSSSSLPSISIGSPEYSTLIRSMADAAEPSSQERYPHPLPLHPAAVQLPGLLPPVYGQPPFLGSEAEDAAIAEAMLAIISSAPLPPPASPNVPPGPSPPWLVRHRWSQRRRAGAFRAYSAALSPRARPRPGAPGQRMVKTAIALMLSVHVAMRERELAAARQQEDAAAAQPPPAPPQQHTSSQLHHMISERRRRERLNESFQTLRALLPPGSKKDKATVLANTTEYMHKLIADVSNLEKKNRQLEAQLGLPLETQQAGSDDDSSERVQVDVTTGASTSAGGQAQVVSIRVMVRAECDLSEVVFAMLAGIKKTGRFAVVTVDARQRSNRRAQVSITLRVAGGDDDEPDETSLKEAVAKAVEDAVARPPSPPPPQWSP
- the LOC112889953 gene encoding putative transcription factor bHLH041 isoform X1, with translation MDAIFALAAGPRARVLERAATRIPGCLYICLWAPVIAGQLIPSSHLRCVDAWIGDGSGGRAREVFEAYRRAFCAAVSGCVPGWAYKDGRAYMELPEPDLTAAASLQVQEQLYHEAGTKTGVFMGCERGEIEVGLSDTSAAAAVAGHVQQSLMEELMQLAPAVPSSSSSSLPSISIGSPEYSTLIRSMADAAEPSSQERYPHPLPLHPAAVQLPGLLPPVYGQPPFLGSEAEDAAIAEAMLAIISSAPLPPPASPNVPPGPSPPWLVRHRWSQRRRAGAFRAYSAALSPRARPRPGAPGQRMVKTAIALMLSVHVAMRERELAAARQQEDAAAAQPPPAPPQQHTSSQLHHMISERRRRERLNESFQTLRALLPPGSKKDKATVLANTTEYMHKLIADVSNLEKKNRQLEAQLGLPLETQQAGSDDDSSERVQVDVTTGASTSAGGQAQVVSIRVMVRAECDLSEVVFAMLAGIKKTGRFAVVTVDARQRSNRRAQVSITLRVAGGDDDEPDETSLKEAVAKAVEDAVARPPSPPPPQWSP